Sequence from the Curtobacterium sp. MCLR17_007 genome:
TCGTACTCGCTGTACGTGCCGACCGACCTGGTGCAGGGCATGACCTTCGCCGACTCGTACGCGTTCCTGGACGAGTGGGTGATCGAGGCGCTCAAGTCCCTCGGGATCGACGCGTACTACCAGCCGCTCAACGACATCACCTCGGCGAAGGGCAAGATCGGTGGTGCCGCGCAGAAGCGACTGGGCACCGGCGCGCTGCTGCACCACGCGACCATGAGCTACGACATGGACGGCGAGAAGATGGTCCAGGTGCTCCGCATCGGCCGCGAGAAGATGAGCGACAAGGGCACCACCTCGGCCGCCAAGCGGGTCGACCCGCTGCGGTCGCAGACCGGGTTGTCGCGGGCGGAAATCATCGACTCGCTCATCGCGACGTTCACGGCCCGGTACCGGGCGACGCCGGGTGCGGTGACCCCTGACGAGCGCGCGCGGGCGCAGGAGCTGGTCGCGTCGAAGTTCGCGACGAAGGAGTGGCTCGAGCGCGTGCCCTGAGCCTGCGGTTCGCGGTCGGCGGCCGCGAGAGGGGGGACTCGCGACCGCCGTCCCACCAGTGTCGGCGTCATCCCCAAGAACGAGCCGAGTGGATCGTGAGGATCACCCGCGCGGCGGATGTCCCGTCTCACAGCGCGACGTAGCCTCGCTTGCGTGAACTGGTTGATCCTCCTGGGGGCGATGGCTGCCGCAGTCGTCGTGACGTGGGTCGCCGATCGCGTGGGGTGGATCGACCTGTCGAACAAGTCGACCAGCACCGGGGGATCCGGCGGCATCGGCTCGATGATGGACGAGGTCTTCGCGCCGACCCGGCACGAGACGCAGGCCGAGTACGAACGGCAGTCCCGCCTGCCCCGTGAAGCGCCCACGCCGCGCGACCACGACCACGACCTGCTCAGCGGGTCCGTGCTGATCCAGGTCCCCGCTGTCCGGAGCCCGCGCACCGGGCGACATGAAGCCCGTCCGGGCACGCACGACCGCTCCTACTGAACCGAGCGAGGCCCCGCGGGCTGCCTCAGCGCGTCGTGAGCTCCTGGTAGTCCGGGTGCCGCTCGATCCAGGCGGCGACGTAGCTGCACTGCGGGACCACGCGTCGCGACGAGCCTGAGCGGACATCGTCCAGGGCGTGCTGCACCAGGGTCGACGCGTGACCGCCGCCGCGGTGCGCCGGGTCCACCTCGGTGTGCACGAAACGGATCTCGTCACCGTCGACCTCGTACGCGGCGAAGCCGATCACCTCGCCGTCCTCGACGAGGGAGTACTGCTGCTGGTCGGTGTCGTTCCGGACGTCGAGTGCCATGCGGGCGACGCTACCCCGCGGCCCCGAAGAGGGGCCTGTGCGCGTTCGTCGGCCGGCCACTAGCGTCGTCTCGTGAACGAGCGGCAGTCCCAGCAGCACCCCACCGGACCCGTCCGGTTCCGAACGCCGCCGGGCTGGCCCGCTCCGACCGCCACCTGGGTGGACCGTCACCGCCTGGCGGAGCCCGCACCGGGCTGGGTGCCGGCCCCGGGCCTCCCGGCAGCTCCGCAGGGGTGGCGGTTCTGGGACGTCGACCGGCGTGCACTCGCGGCCGGGACCTCGCGCACCCTCGTCCGGATCGGACTCGGACTGCTCGTGGCCGGCGTCGTCGCGGCCGTCGTCGTGCTCAGTGTCGGTGGGCCGGTCCGTGG
This genomic interval carries:
- a CDS encoding GNAT family N-acetyltransferase, with the translated sequence MALDVRNDTDQQQYSLVEDGEVIGFAAYEVDGDEIRFVHTEVDPAHRGGGHASTLVQHALDDVRSGSSRRVVPQCSYVAAWIERHPDYQELTTR